Genomic segment of Pseudodesulfovibrio sp. JC047:
CAAACCCCATGCTCGCTATTCGTGCAATGCGTCGTATCATGAAAAATGCCTCCAGCCTCTCAAACTCGTCTGTCCTCCCAACATCAGGTGATTCCGCATCAGAATTCACCGACTCTCCCGGTCTGAGCAAAACGCTCGACACAACCGGCACACCACCATTCGAACACGTCTCCTAACCGGACACGTCCTCGACAATACACCCATCGTGCAACCGGATGATTCGCCCGGCCTCTTTGGCCACTTCCTCATCATGGGTAACCAGAACAATGGTCTGCCCGGCGTCATGCACCGCATGAAAGAGCTTCATGATCTCGGAGGATGTGGCGGAATCGAGCTGTCCCGTGGGTTCGTCGGCAAGAATGATCTGTGGTTTGTTCAGCAAGGCACGGGCCATGGCCACGCGCTGTTGCTGCCCTCCGGACAACCGGGATGGCTTGAAATTCATGCGATCCGCCAGCCCGACCTGTTCCATCAGGCTTTCTGCCCGGGCGATCAATTCGGACCGAGGTCTGCCGGAATACAACCCCGGCAAAATGACATTTTCCAAAGCCGAGGCATACGGGATAAGGTAAAAGGACTGAAAGACGAATCCCAGGGACAGATTACGCAAATCCGATTGAGCATCGTCATCCAGCGACGCGGCATCCCTGCCAAGCAGGGTATACGTCCCGGAAGTGGGACGATCGAGCAAACCAATAATATGCAATAACGTGGACTTTCCAGACCCGGACGTCCCCTGAAGCGCGATGAATTCACCGGATTCGACATCAAGAGAAATGGACTTGAGAACCTCGATACCTAACGCATCACCGCCATTCCCGCTCTCACCCTGCGGGAAAAAGGTCTT
This window contains:
- a CDS encoding ABC transporter ATP-binding protein, which encodes MDQLAIRLEAINKTFFPQGESGNGGDALGIEVLKSISLDVESGEFIALQGTSGSGKSTLLHIIGLLDRPTSGTYTLLGRDAASLDDDAQSDLRNLSLGFVFQSFYLIPYASALENVILPGLYSGRPRSELIARAESLMEQVGLADRMNFKPSRLSGGQQQRVAMARALLNKPQIILADEPTGQLDSATSSEIMKLFHAVHDAGQTIVLVTHDEEVAKEAGRIIRLHDGCIVEDVSG